One Polaribacter sp. SA4-12 genomic window carries:
- a CDS encoding sugar-binding domain-containing protein: MRKLINKNMRILSYLIGVFLLISCSKDNSGRVVEDFNANWKFNLGENVNSFKLDFKDNDWRTLNVPHDWSIEKGYQKEGATAASSGFVPGGIGWYRKSFTLSEVDKNKEITILFDGVYNNSSIWINEQFLGKRPNGYSSFSYDLSEYLKFDGSENVIAVKVDRTTYVDSRWYTGSGIYRKVRLIKKAKLNIAQWGVQITTPEVSNEKAIVSINTNLKNNNIKASNLSLKYSIVDASGIEIASEKVNLGEKTEVPSTKIEVTNPQLWSTEKGNLYQLKVSLFQGETLLDNDTQNFGIRTFKFDADKGFSLNGKKVKIKGVNLHHDAGAVGAAVPKGIWEYRIHKLKSIGVNAIRFAHNPHAVDLLEVCDKEGILVMNEAFDEWHVPKLKSKAYLGDNAASEIVYPETGKKSNPDLKGSKGKDINAKGIDVTDGYSEVFNEWSERDLKDLIRRDFNHPSVFMWSIGNEIEWTFPHYSKTYNDVNGASGAQGYEYVPNYDQETVKKAFDKNITDDPLAKTAKQLVAWVKEMDTTRPVTCGSVLPSIGMVSGYGTAVDVYGYNYRAADYDAAHKEYPNLKILGTENWGSYNEWKSINERDFVAGIFCWTGFAYLGEAGPWPRKGLNISFFDFAGFKTPRGHFYETLWIKDPKVYMVTTPVNESEFSFTKKDGWKFEMQLTPPPVWKMLRKWEWYKVSPKWKYNNNEEIVVQTYTNCEEAELFLNGTSLGKQKLADVVETDHILKWLVPYTDGELKVVGYNDGKKVDEYILNTHKDEVAKINISSTKTTLNADGYDISVITIELLDENGNLIIDADKEVTFNVSGEATNIGIDNGWEMNVQSHKTNKTVTYQGKAILIIQSTKKAGNIKVTAKNKNAISATITLNSK, from the coding sequence ATGAGAAAATTAATAAATAAAAATATGAGAATTTTAAGCTACTTAATAGGAGTCTTTCTTTTGATTTCCTGTTCAAAAGACAACTCAGGAAGAGTTGTAGAAGATTTTAATGCCAATTGGAAATTTAATTTAGGAGAAAATGTAAATTCTTTTAAACTTGATTTCAAAGATAATGATTGGAGAACCTTAAATGTTCCTCACGATTGGAGTATTGAAAAAGGATATCAAAAAGAAGGAGCAACAGCTGCCAGTTCTGGTTTTGTTCCTGGAGGAATTGGTTGGTATAGAAAATCATTTACATTAAGTGAAGTAGATAAAAACAAAGAAATTACAATTTTATTTGATGGTGTTTACAATAATTCTAGTATCTGGATAAACGAACAATTTTTAGGAAAAAGACCTAATGGTTATAGTTCGTTTTCATACGATTTATCAGAATATTTAAAATTTGATGGTTCAGAAAATGTAATTGCTGTAAAAGTAGATAGAACTACTTATGTAGATTCTCGTTGGTACACAGGTTCTGGAATTTACAGAAAAGTAAGATTGATTAAAAAAGCAAAACTGAATATTGCACAATGGGGAGTTCAAATTACAACTCCAGAAGTTTCAAATGAAAAAGCAATTGTTAGCATCAATACTAATCTTAAAAACAACAATATAAAAGCTTCAAACTTAAGTTTAAAATATAGTATTGTTGATGCAAGTGGAATAGAAATAGCGTCAGAAAAAGTGAATTTAGGTGAGAAGACTGAAGTTCCATCAACTAAAATAGAAGTTACAAATCCACAACTTTGGTCAACAGAAAAAGGAAATTTATATCAATTAAAAGTGTCTTTGTTTCAAGGGGAAACTTTATTAGATAATGATACTCAGAACTTCGGAATTAGAACTTTTAAATTTGACGCAGATAAAGGGTTTTCTTTAAACGGAAAAAAAGTAAAAATTAAAGGTGTAAACTTACATCACGATGCTGGTGCAGTTGGTGCTGCAGTGCCTAAAGGTATTTGGGAGTATAGAATTCATAAATTAAAATCAATTGGAGTAAATGCAATTCGTTTTGCTCATAATCCTCACGCAGTAGATTTATTAGAAGTATGTGATAAAGAGGGAATTTTAGTAATGAACGAAGCTTTTGATGAGTGGCACGTACCTAAATTAAAGAGTAAAGCATATTTAGGAGATAATGCTGCTTCAGAAATTGTATATCCAGAAACAGGTAAAAAATCTAACCCAGATTTAAAAGGTTCAAAGGGCAAAGACATAAATGCAAAAGGAATAGATGTAACAGATGGTTATTCAGAAGTTTTTAATGAATGGTCTGAGCGTGATTTAAAAGATTTAATTCGTAGAGATTTCAATCATCCATCAGTATTTATGTGGAGTATTGGTAACGAAATCGAATGGACTTTTCCTCATTATTCTAAAACATATAATGATGTAAATGGAGCGTCTGGAGCTCAAGGTTATGAATATGTACCTAATTATGATCAAGAAACTGTAAAAAAAGCATTTGACAAAAATATTACTGATGATCCTTTAGCAAAAACTGCAAAACAATTAGTTGCTTGGGTTAAAGAAATGGATACAACTAGACCAGTAACTTGTGGTAGTGTATTACCTTCAATAGGTATGGTAAGTGGTTATGGAACTGCTGTAGATGTTTATGGTTATAATTATAGAGCAGCAGATTACGATGCTGCACATAAAGAATATCCTAATTTAAAAATTTTAGGTACAGAAAACTGGGGAAGTTACAATGAATGGAAAAGTATTAACGAACGTGATTTTGTCGCAGGAATTTTTTGTTGGACAGGCTTTGCATATTTAGGAGAAGCTGGTCCTTGGCCACGTAAAGGTTTAAATATTTCGTTTTTTGATTTTGCAGGATTCAAAACTCCAAGAGGTCATTTTTATGAAACACTTTGGATAAAAGATCCAAAAGTTTATATGGTTACAACGCCAGTAAATGAATCAGAATTTTCTTTTACTAAAAAAGATGGATGGAAATTCGAGATGCAATTAACACCTCCTCCTGTTTGGAAGATGTTACGTAAATGGGAATGGTATAAAGTATCTCCTAAATGGAAATACAACAACAATGAAGAAATTGTTGTTCAGACGTATACAAATTGTGAAGAAGCAGAACTGTTTTTAAACGGAACTTCTTTAGGAAAACAAAAACTAGCAGATGTTGTAGAAACAGATCACATCTTAAAATGGTTAGTACCTTATACAGATGGAGAATTAAAAGTTGTTGGTTATAATGATGGTAAAAAAGTAGATGAGTATATTTTAAATACACATAAAGATGAAGTTGCAAAAATTAATATTTCATCAACAAAAACTACTTTAAATGCAGATGGTTATGATATTTCAGTAATTACAATTGAATTACTTGATGAAAATGGAAACTTAATTATTGATGCAGATAAAGAAGTAACATTTAATGTTTCTGGAGAAGCAACAAATATTGGTATTGATAATGGTTGGGAGATGAATGTGCAATCTCATAAAACAAATAAAACTGTAACTTATCAAGGAAAAGCAATTTTAATTATCCAATCTACTAAAAAAGCAGGTAATATTAAAGTTACAGCTAAAAACAAAAATGCAATTTCTGCGACTATTACATTGAATTCAAAATAA
- a CDS encoding sulfatase family protein, with translation MSDDHTSQAVGAYGGRLSKLNPTPNIDKLAAEGIRFENAFCTNSICTPSRANIITGQYSQTNGVLDLDIHLENSKQYLPKELKKLGYSTAIIGKWHLYTEPNFDYYKVLPGQGKYFNPTFMEKGQGEYPKNIVKSKGHSTDVITDASIEYLNEVDKSKPFFLMHHYKAPHDKFEYAPRYADYLKDVEIPEPASLYNQPNFGSAGVFGEDNDLKNFIGTSVSPRNTNANNHSNYSKLFFKNEKDPKKSTHLAYQKYLKDYLRCVKGVDDNLGRLFTYLKEAGLWENTIIIYTGDQGMMLGEHDFVDKRWMYDESMRMPFIVHYPKGIDKGMVTDLLINNTDYAPTMIELARGEKPTYMQGESFIKTLNGESETDWREGTYYRYWMHIIHHYVPAHFGLRTKEHKLIFYYGKHYLSENEFEGHYWKTQYKDVNKETPHTWEFYDLKNDPEELHNKYNDPAYKNIISKMKVELKKQRIELNETDAKYPTIQAIVDKHWND, from the coding sequence ATGTCAGACGATCACACATCACAAGCTGTTGGCGCTTATGGCGGACGATTGTCAAAATTAAATCCGACACCAAATATCGATAAATTAGCTGCGGAAGGCATTCGTTTTGAGAACGCATTTTGTACTAATTCTATTTGTACTCCAAGTAGAGCAAACATTATTACGGGTCAATATTCACAAACAAACGGAGTTTTAGATTTAGATATTCATTTAGAAAACAGCAAACAATATTTACCAAAAGAGTTAAAAAAACTTGGTTATTCCACCGCAATTATTGGGAAGTGGCATTTATACACAGAGCCAAATTTCGATTATTATAAGGTTTTACCGGGTCAAGGAAAATATTTTAACCCAACTTTTATGGAAAAAGGTCAGGGTGAATATCCAAAGAATATAGTGAAATCAAAAGGTCATTCTACAGACGTAATTACAGATGCTTCCATTGAATATTTAAATGAAGTTGATAAATCTAAACCGTTCTTTTTAATGCATCATTACAAAGCGCCACACGATAAATTTGAGTATGCGCCACGTTATGCCGATTATTTAAAAGATGTAGAAATCCCTGAACCTGCGAGTTTATACAATCAACCAAACTTTGGTTCTGCGGGTGTTTTTGGAGAAGATAATGATTTGAAGAATTTTATAGGAACTTCTGTTTCCCCAAGAAATACAAATGCCAATAATCATAGTAATTATTCAAAATTATTTTTTAAAAACGAAAAAGATCCAAAGAAAAGTACACATTTGGCATATCAAAAATATTTAAAAGATTATTTACGATGTGTAAAAGGTGTCGATGATAATTTAGGACGGTTATTTACCTATTTAAAAGAAGCAGGGTTGTGGGAAAACACCATAATTATTTATACAGGAGATCAAGGAATGATGTTAGGAGAACATGATTTTGTAGACAAACGTTGGATGTATGACGAATCTATGCGAATGCCATTTATTGTGCATTATCCTAAAGGAATTGATAAAGGAATGGTAACAGATTTATTGATAAATAATACCGATTATGCGCCAACTATGATTGAACTTGCTAGAGGTGAAAAACCTACATATATGCAAGGCGAAAGTTTTATAAAAACCTTAAATGGCGAAAGTGAAACGGATTGGCGAGAAGGAACTTATTACAGATATTGGATGCATATTATTCATCATTATGTGCCAGCTCATTTCGGGCTTCGAACCAAAGAACACAAACTTATTTTCTATTATGGGAAACATTATCTGTCTGAAAATGAATTTGAAGGTCATTATTGGAAAACCCAATATAAAGATGTAAACAAAGAAACACCGCATACTTGGGAGTTTTACGATTTAAAAAATGACCCAGAAGAATTACATAATAAATACAATGACCCAGCTTACAAAAACATCATTTCTAAAATGAAAGTGGAGCTAAAAAAACAACGTATTGAGTTGAATGAAACAGATGCGAAATATCCAACAATTCAAGCAATTGTTGATAAACATTGGAATGATTAA
- a CDS encoding SGNH/GDSL hydrolase family protein → MKKYTFILLLFIVCNLQSQNSNISTFKKGDRIVFIGNSITHDGRYHNFFQIYNATRFPNEKVAYFNAGIAGDVANGMIRRFESDILVHKPTHAFLMTGMNDVNRWLYTDKKPDANNLKQRQETLDKYILQTEELAKRLVENNINPIFITPSIYDQTGIQNTTNDFGTNDGLSTFALHIKRMAKKYNAPLVDFQNIMLSINKKEQAKDSTFTIVGPDRIHPQDIGHLVMAFEMIRTIAPTEYISKTIIDARKNKVKESFNSEVVFEEKSNDFEFKMLEKSLPFPIKEAFQKVNKLVPLNKTLNNEILVVKRLKKGNYKLLIDDDEIGFFACDDLKRGINLANYQNTPQYKQAIKVSEIVNVYHKTQDSLRNITFVEFKMMGDYKGDNTLASKKEFLIAKNEKDIGKSWYEWNKKNIQKYFVILPKEKELWRKLKMYRDEIYTANKPKWHRFKLVKQ, encoded by the coding sequence ATGAAAAAATACACATTCATTTTATTGCTATTTATTGTATGTAATTTACAATCTCAAAATAGTAATATTTCAACCTTTAAAAAAGGAGATAGAATTGTTTTTATAGGAAATAGTATTACGCATGATGGTAGATATCATAACTTTTTTCAGATATATAATGCAACTCGTTTTCCTAATGAAAAAGTAGCCTATTTCAACGCTGGTATTGCAGGTGATGTTGCTAATGGAATGATTCGTCGTTTTGAAAGTGATATTTTGGTTCATAAACCAACTCATGCTTTTTTAATGACAGGTATGAATGATGTAAACAGATGGTTATACACAGATAAAAAACCAGATGCTAACAATTTAAAACAGCGTCAAGAAACTTTAGATAAGTATATTTTACAAACCGAAGAATTGGCAAAAAGATTGGTAGAAAATAACATCAACCCAATTTTTATTACTCCATCAATCTACGATCAGACAGGAATACAAAACACAACCAATGATTTTGGTACAAATGATGGGTTGTCAACTTTTGCCCTTCATATAAAAAGAATGGCAAAAAAATATAATGCTCCTTTGGTTGATTTTCAAAATATTATGTTATCAATTAATAAAAAAGAACAAGCAAAAGATTCTACTTTTACAATAGTTGGTCCAGATAGAATCCATCCTCAAGATATAGGTCATTTAGTAATGGCTTTTGAAATGATTAGAACGATTGCACCAACAGAATATATATCTAAAACAATAATTGATGCTCGTAAAAATAAAGTAAAAGAATCTTTTAATAGTGAAGTGGTTTTTGAAGAAAAATCTAATGATTTTGAGTTTAAAATGTTAGAGAAATCATTGCCTTTTCCTATTAAAGAAGCTTTTCAAAAAGTGAATAAATTAGTGCCTTTAAATAAAACACTAAACAATGAAATCTTAGTTGTGAAAAGGTTAAAAAAAGGAAATTATAAACTTTTAATTGATGATGATGAAATAGGTTTTTTTGCTTGTGATGACTTAAAAAGAGGAATCAATTTGGCAAATTATCAAAACACACCTCAGTATAAGCAAGCTATTAAAGTTTCGGAGATTGTAAATGTATATCATAAAACACAAGACAGTTTAAGAAACATCACTTTTGTAGAATTTAAAATGATGGGTGACTATAAAGGTGATAATACATTGGCTTCTAAAAAAGAATTCCTAATTGCTAAAAACGAAAAAGACATTGGTAAAAGTTGGTACGAATGGAATAAGAAAAACATTCAAAAATACTTTGTAATTCTTCCAAAAGAAAAAGAGTTATGGAGGAAACTAAAAATGTATAGAGATGAAATTTATACAGCTAATAAACCTAAATGGCATCGTTTTAAATTAGTGAAACAATAA
- a CDS encoding glycoside hydrolase family 2 TIM barrel-domain containing protein, with protein sequence MTIKTQLFFIILSALFLSCSTIKEKESRSIKDFNFDWEFYLGDVESAEKETWKSVRLPHDWSVEHSFTKEAAGATAFLPGGIGWYKKQFFVSENDKNKIISIEFDGVYSNSEVWINGNYLGKRPYGYIPFSYELTEHLKYGEANEIKVKVDRSAYIDCRWYPGSGIYRSVKLIATNKLHIPQWGTFITTPKVDEKNATVSLKIDIKNQFKVDKKAILKTTIFYQNEIISTVNSSINLSADKLKKVSQNINIKNPEIWDIESPNLYKAVSKIVIDDTVIDRKETKFGVRSFSFDKNEGFFLNGKNTLIKGVCLHHDAGLVGAAVPKGVWKRRLETLKEAGVNAIRTAHNPPSAEFLDLCDELGFLVQDEAFDEWNNPKDKKHNYNQVKSDPLTSGYTEHFSEWSERDLKNMVLRDRNHPSIIMWSIGNEIEWTYARYGQATGYWGENKVGDINYYYDEPRLAINKIKKNFNTSKPSKYSLANTAKNLSKWVKEIDATRPVTANLVIPTVSNFSGYADALDIVGLSYRQAVYNYSHKNYPNKTFLGTENWAKYHEWKAVLDKPFISGIFLWTGIDYMGESRSWPVKGSGSGLLDFAGFKKPAFHMFKSLWSTKPHIYITTQNEEKSPYKLDVKSNMVVEKEKGWSKKQKWGWHKVNEHWNYNKGEEIAVEVYTNQPEVELFLNDTSLGIKKLSDVDDHILKWFVPYSEGKLTAKSVETSSIETSIKTAKEFKNIKLEVDKTELKADGYEVAHFTVQLMDENGNPIKFEDKEIEFIIEGDAKLLGVDNGHYANVQDYQSNRLKTHNGKALMILQSNLNASIVKVKAICVDITSEIITLSIK encoded by the coding sequence ATGACTATCAAAACGCAACTTTTCTTTATAATATTAAGTGCTCTTTTTTTGAGCTGTTCAACAATAAAAGAGAAAGAATCAAGAAGTATAAAAGATTTTAACTTCGATTGGGAGTTTTATTTAGGCGATGTTGAATCTGCTGAAAAAGAAACTTGGAAATCTGTAAGATTGCCACACGATTGGAGTGTAGAACATTCATTTACAAAAGAAGCAGCAGGTGCAACAGCATTTCTTCCTGGAGGAATTGGTTGGTATAAGAAACAATTTTTTGTATCAGAAAACGATAAAAATAAAATTATTTCTATAGAATTTGATGGAGTTTATTCTAATTCAGAAGTTTGGATTAATGGTAATTATTTAGGAAAACGTCCTTATGGATATATCCCTTTTTCTTATGAATTAACTGAACATTTAAAGTATGGAGAAGCAAATGAGATTAAGGTAAAAGTAGATCGTTCTGCATATATAGATTGCAGATGGTATCCTGGTTCTGGAATTTACAGAAGTGTTAAGTTAATTGCTACAAATAAATTACATATTCCTCAATGGGGAACATTTATTACTACACCAAAGGTTGATGAAAAAAATGCGACTGTTTCCCTAAAAATAGATATTAAAAACCAATTTAAAGTTGATAAAAAAGCAATATTAAAAACAACTATTTTTTATCAAAATGAAATAATTTCAACAGTAAATTCATCTATTAACTTAAGTGCTGATAAATTAAAAAAAGTAAGTCAAAATATCAATATAAAAAACCCTGAAATTTGGGATATTGAAAGCCCTAATCTTTATAAAGCAGTTTCAAAAATTGTAATTGATGATACAGTTATTGATAGAAAAGAAACAAAATTTGGGGTGAGAAGTTTTTCTTTTGATAAGAATGAAGGTTTCTTTTTAAACGGAAAAAATACTTTAATAAAAGGAGTTTGTTTACATCACGACGCTGGTTTGGTTGGTGCTGCAGTTCCTAAAGGAGTTTGGAAACGTAGACTTGAAACTTTAAAAGAAGCAGGAGTTAATGCGATAAGAACAGCTCACAATCCACCTTCAGCAGAGTTTTTAGATTTGTGTGATGAATTAGGCTTTTTAGTACAAGATGAAGCTTTTGATGAGTGGAATAATCCAAAAGACAAGAAACATAATTATAACCAGGTAAAGTCAGATCCTTTAACTTCTGGTTATACAGAACATTTTTCTGAATGGTCAGAAAGAGATCTTAAAAACATGGTTCTTAGAGATCGAAATCATCCTTCAATAATTATGTGGAGTATTGGTAATGAAATCGAGTGGACCTATGCACGATATGGACAAGCAACAGGTTATTGGGGAGAAAATAAAGTAGGTGATATTAACTATTATTATGATGAACCTAGACTTGCTATTAATAAAATAAAAAAGAATTTTAATACATCTAAACCAAGTAAATATAGTTTAGCAAATACAGCTAAAAATTTATCAAAATGGGTAAAAGAAATTGATGCAACAAGGCCTGTTACTGCAAATTTGGTAATACCAACTGTAAGTAATTTTTCTGGTTATGCAGATGCTTTAGATATTGTTGGTTTAAGTTATAGACAAGCTGTTTACAATTATTCTCACAAGAATTATCCTAATAAAACATTTTTAGGAACAGAAAATTGGGCAAAATATCACGAGTGGAAAGCTGTTTTAGACAAACCTTTTATTTCTGGAATTTTCTTGTGGACTGGTATTGATTATATGGGTGAATCTAGAAGTTGGCCTGTAAAAGGAAGTGGAAGTGGCTTGTTAGATTTTGCTGGGTTTAAAAAACCTGCTTTTCATATGTTTAAATCGCTTTGGTCTACAAAACCTCATATTTATATAACAACTCAAAATGAAGAAAAATCGCCTTACAAATTAGATGTAAAATCTAATATGGTAGTAGAAAAAGAAAAAGGTTGGTCTAAAAAACAAAAATGGGGTTGGCATAAAGTTAATGAACATTGGAATTATAATAAAGGAGAGGAAATCGCTGTTGAGGTTTATACAAATCAGCCAGAAGTAGAATTGTTTTTGAATGATACATCTTTAGGAATTAAAAAACTGAGCGATGTTGATGATCATATTTTAAAATGGTTTGTTCCTTATTCTGAAGGAAAATTAACTGCAAAATCTGTTGAAACATCTTCTATAGAAACATCAATAAAAACAGCGAAAGAATTTAAAAACATAAAACTAGAAGTTGATAAAACTGAACTAAAAGCAGATGGATATGAAGTTGCTCATTTTACAGTTCAATTAATGGATGAAAATGGAAATCCTATAAAATTTGAAGACAAAGAAATTGAATTCATCATTGAAGGAGATGCAAAATTATTAGGTGTTGATAATGGACATTATGCAAATGTACAAGATTATCAAAGTAATCGTTTAAAAACTCATAATGGTAAAGCATTAATGATTCTACAATCCAACTTAAATGCTTCTATAGTTAAAGTAAAAGCAATCTGTGTAGATATTACTAGTGAAATTATTACGCTGAGTATAAAATAA
- a CDS encoding right-handed parallel beta-helix repeat-containing protein, producing MKFKSIVYLLFISSFFHIGCSPKPSESLKIYVSENGDDKNAGSSSSPLKTLDFAINKTRETNGKKVIIVKKGKYFDVNLKLTKEDKNLTIKGEEGSSPMLFGGIKLENLKKEGKFIYADVPNTRNRNWDFRMIQVNGKYKERARSPEKGAFTHLNNFDVRWLSSEAGGWERKPTDEEKTTLKYIPEDIKNIDVNNAELTIYHEWDETLVGLKSHNIENNTLKFDNESQHPPGAFAKRNKNAQTYVVWNTLEGMTKPGQWFLDRTNERLYYWPTENENISSLQIIVPKYQNIITLEKGTSNISIENLTLTSTTTKLITGGYGAMRFEGAISGKNIDDVSLINLNIKNIGGWALKLLGNNIKITNSEIENCGAGAIFYRGKNIEIKQNRLHDIGLIYKSAVGIFGQGNKNTISQNEIYNMPYCGINGIGNNSLVEGNVIHNIKTFMQDGGAIYMFGHKNTKVKNNVVLSKLNSGIKTYAYYLDEGCENCVVENNLSYNAKVPIQAHMTRNCSYKNNVFLDKGPQSIAYANSSELTFEKNILVADSIIFKGPTESSPKYIKGKQGKVMKGYSSAIGITSWKNNIFNSNSGDIKLRQLAQYDKVSEDQLTPFNGTLFSEIKLIGIESGKLNLSNDALLKSQGIELQDFSKAGYKTNLTELIKVYYPED from the coding sequence ATGAAATTTAAAAGCATCGTATACTTACTATTTATATCATCTTTTTTTCATATTGGATGTTCACCAAAACCTTCAGAAAGCTTAAAAATCTATGTAAGTGAAAACGGAGATGATAAAAATGCAGGATCTTCATCTTCACCTCTTAAAACATTAGATTTTGCTATTAATAAAACTAGAGAAACTAATGGTAAAAAAGTGATTATCGTTAAAAAGGGTAAATATTTTGATGTAAATCTTAAGCTAACAAAAGAGGATAAAAACCTAACGATTAAAGGTGAAGAAGGAAGTTCACCTATGCTTTTTGGAGGAATTAAGTTAGAAAATTTAAAAAAAGAAGGAAAGTTTATATATGCTGATGTACCAAATACTAGAAATAGAAATTGGGATTTTAGAATGATTCAAGTAAACGGAAAATATAAAGAGCGTGCAAGATCACCAGAAAAAGGAGCTTTCACACATTTAAATAATTTTGATGTTAGATGGTTATCTTCAGAAGCTGGTGGTTGGGAAAGAAAACCTACAGATGAAGAAAAAACTACTTTAAAATATATTCCTGAAGACATTAAAAACATCGATGTTAACAATGCAGAATTAACAATTTACCATGAATGGGATGAAACTTTAGTTGGTTTAAAAAGTCATAATATAGAAAATAATACTTTAAAATTTGATAACGAAAGCCAACATCCTCCAGGAGCTTTTGCAAAGAGAAACAAAAATGCACAAACGTATGTTGTTTGGAACACTTTGGAAGGAATGACAAAACCAGGACAATGGTTTTTAGACAGAACAAATGAACGATTGTATTATTGGCCAACAGAAAATGAAAATATTTCTTCTTTGCAAATCATAGTTCCAAAATATCAAAATATTATAACTTTAGAAAAAGGAACCTCTAATATTTCTATCGAAAATCTAACGCTAACTTCTACAACAACTAAATTAATTACTGGTGGTTATGGTGCAATGCGTTTTGAAGGAGCTATTAGTGGAAAAAACATCGATGACGTTTCTCTTATCAACTTAAATATTAAAAATATTGGTGGTTGGGCTTTAAAATTATTAGGAAATAATATAAAAATTACTAATTCTGAAATAGAGAATTGTGGTGCAGGAGCCATTTTTTATAGAGGAAAAAATATAGAAATCAAACAAAACAGATTACACGATATTGGATTAATTTACAAAAGTGCTGTTGGTATTTTTGGCCAAGGAAACAAAAATACAATAAGTCAGAATGAGATTTATAATATGCCTTATTGTGGAATAAATGGAATCGGAAATAATTCTTTAGTTGAAGGAAATGTTATTCATAATATAAAAACTTTTATGCAAGATGGTGGAGCTATTTATATGTTTGGACATAAAAACACGAAAGTAAAAAATAATGTTGTTTTGTCTAAATTGAATTCTGGTATAAAAACATATGCTTACTATTTAGATGAAGGTTGTGAAAATTGTGTAGTTGAAAATAATTTATCTTACAATGCAAAAGTACCAATTCAAGCACATATGACAAGAAATTGTAGCTATAAAAACAATGTTTTTCTTGATAAAGGCCCGCAATCTATAGCGTATGCAAATTCATCTGAATTAACTTTTGAAAAGAATATTTTAGTTGCTGATTCTATTATTTTTAAAGGTCCCACAGAAAGTTCACCAAAATATATTAAAGGTAAACAAGGCAAAGTAATGAAAGGTTATTCATCTGCAATTGGAATTACTTCTTGGAAAAACAACATCTTCAATAGTAATTCTGGAGACATTAAATTAAGACAATTAGCACAATATGATAAAGTATCAGAAGATCAATTAACGCCATTTAATGGTACTTTGTTTTCAGAAATTAAGCTAATAGGAATTGAATCTGGTAAATTAAATTTATCAAATGATGCGCTATTAAAATCTCAAGGAATAGAACTTCAAGATTTTTCTAAAGCAGGATATAAAACAAACCTTACTGAATTAATCAAAGTTTATTATCCTGAAGATTAA